A single window of Nocardioides kongjuensis DNA harbors:
- a CDS encoding Crp/Fnr family transcriptional regulator: protein MATFFEHFSPQEIARISATGRRVKLPEGWSPIWEDTPADKAYVILEGTVSVRRDGTEIAQLGAGDIVGEAAIVGQKLRNATVVALTPLDTIHLTDDTLRELDAEWPAFHQALVDVAQSRLGDA, encoded by the coding sequence ATGGCAACGTTCTTCGAGCACTTCTCGCCCCAGGAGATCGCGCGGATCAGCGCGACCGGACGGCGGGTGAAGCTCCCCGAGGGCTGGTCGCCGATCTGGGAGGACACCCCGGCCGACAAGGCGTACGTCATCCTCGAGGGCACCGTCTCCGTGCGCCGCGACGGCACCGAGATCGCCCAGCTCGGCGCCGGTGACATCGTCGGCGAGGCCGCGATCGTCGGCCAGAAGCTGCGCAACGCCACCGTCGTGGCGCTCACGCCGCTCGACACGATCCACCTCACCGACGACACCCTGCGCGAGCTCGACGCCGAGTGGCCCGCGTTCCACCAGGCCCTCGTCGACGTCGCGCAGTCGCGCCTCGGCGACGCCTGA
- a CDS encoding adenylate/guanylate cyclase domain-containing protein — protein MSTPDDPAGDGGVVAALEEHLLGETPWLTQEEVAERAGVPLATANELWHLLGFAHVPDDEAAFTTADVRALQLTNDLIRLGILSQERQDGLVRTWGRSFARLADWQVALLASVAGELGADPTEGLLAISDEALPRVEELQSYVWRRHLLSASARLLAEQTSGPTASLAVCFVDIVGYTSRSRTLSDRELVSWLESFESTVLGLTVDRGGRIIKNIGDELLIVADSPEAMADLALELTRRGADPEDPFPAVRAGIAYGEVVTRLGDVFGPVVNIAARLTSVARPSSVLVDLGAYEALTGREDDESDEHTGTYRFRRLRRVSVKGYSRLKVWALQESPLQR, from the coding sequence ATGAGCACGCCCGACGACCCCGCCGGCGACGGCGGGGTCGTTGCCGCGCTCGAGGAGCACCTCCTCGGCGAGACACCGTGGCTGACCCAGGAGGAGGTCGCCGAGCGGGCCGGCGTACCCCTGGCGACGGCCAACGAGCTGTGGCACCTGCTGGGCTTCGCCCACGTCCCCGACGACGAGGCGGCGTTCACGACCGCCGACGTCCGGGCGCTGCAGCTGACCAACGACCTGATCCGGCTCGGGATCCTCAGCCAGGAGCGTCAGGACGGCCTGGTCCGCACCTGGGGGCGCAGCTTCGCCCGTCTCGCCGACTGGCAGGTCGCCCTGCTGGCCTCGGTCGCGGGCGAGCTCGGCGCCGACCCGACCGAGGGACTGCTCGCGATCTCCGACGAGGCGCTGCCGCGGGTCGAGGAGCTGCAGAGCTACGTGTGGCGACGCCACCTGCTCAGCGCCAGCGCCCGGCTGCTGGCCGAGCAGACCTCCGGCCCGACCGCGTCGCTCGCCGTGTGCTTCGTCGACATCGTCGGCTACACCTCTCGCTCGCGCACGCTCAGCGACCGCGAGCTGGTGTCCTGGCTGGAGTCCTTCGAGTCCACCGTGCTGGGACTGACCGTCGACCGCGGCGGCCGGATCATCAAGAACATCGGCGACGAGCTCCTCATCGTCGCCGACTCCCCCGAGGCGATGGCCGACCTCGCGCTGGAGCTGACCCGTCGTGGCGCCGACCCCGAGGACCCGTTCCCCGCCGTCCGGGCCGGCATCGCGTACGGCGAGGTGGTCACCCGCCTCGGCGACGTGTTCGGTCCGGTGGTCAACATCGCGGCCCGGCTCACCTCCGTGGCCCGGCCGAGCTCGGTGCTCGTCGACCTCGGTGCCTACGAGGCGCTGACCGGACGTGAGGACGACGAGTCCGACGAGCACACCGGCACCTACCGCTTCCGTCGGTTGCGGCGGGTGTCGGTGAAGGGGTACTCGCGGCTCAAGGTCTGGGCGCTGCAGGAATCGCCTCTCCAGAGGTGA
- a CDS encoding DUF5926 family protein, whose protein sequence is MAKKNRTKTAAETPAGEVGPRQPCPCGSGKRYKACHGAPGGGQVFVKRPFEGLPSECDIVALRELVPAATAPLTLEGEYADRVVRLCTLLPMAAPALVRDSGEVWLGLQVQHNFGDPARDLGAVLLEALAAEPGAGMVGLTAPPGPGPRLQDLVAGDDLAVEVHEGFDYWVSDMDASSELAQALEQAQGAAAPTARLAGVTAAYWTRMGAKEHLRWVMPEPEDALLDALARLHVSGDDVIVPDARFVGMFRAHGLLAPVWDLPVGTGPEPLEEAAAAFKAKLDAALADTSELTTEQRSARNGLANRQVTIR, encoded by the coding sequence ATGGCGAAGAAGAACCGCACGAAGACCGCTGCCGAGACACCCGCGGGCGAGGTCGGCCCCCGGCAGCCCTGCCCCTGCGGCTCCGGCAAGCGCTACAAGGCGTGCCACGGTGCGCCCGGCGGCGGCCAGGTCTTCGTCAAGCGACCGTTCGAGGGCCTGCCCTCCGAGTGCGACATCGTCGCGCTGCGTGAGCTGGTGCCCGCCGCGACCGCGCCGCTGACCCTCGAGGGCGAGTACGCCGACCGCGTGGTCCGGCTGTGCACCCTGCTCCCGATGGCGGCGCCCGCGCTGGTCCGCGACAGCGGCGAGGTCTGGCTCGGCCTGCAGGTCCAGCACAACTTCGGCGACCCGGCCCGCGACCTCGGCGCCGTGCTGCTCGAGGCGCTGGCCGCCGAGCCCGGCGCCGGCATGGTCGGGCTGACCGCGCCCCCGGGACCCGGCCCCCGCCTCCAGGACCTCGTCGCCGGCGACGACCTCGCCGTCGAGGTGCACGAGGGCTTCGACTACTGGGTCTCCGACATGGACGCCAGCTCCGAGCTCGCCCAGGCGCTCGAGCAGGCCCAGGGTGCGGCCGCACCGACCGCGCGGCTGGCCGGCGTCACGGCGGCGTACTGGACCCGGATGGGTGCCAAGGAGCACCTGCGCTGGGTGATGCCCGAGCCCGAGGACGCCCTCCTCGACGCGCTCGCCCGGCTGCACGTCTCCGGCGACGACGTGATCGTCCCCGACGCCCGCTTCGTCGGCATGTTCCGCGCCCACGGACTGCTCGCCCCGGTCTGGGACCTGCCCGTCGGCACCGGCCCCGAGCCGCTCGAGGAGGCCGCCGCCGCGTTCAAGGCCAAGCTCGACGCGGCCCTCGCCGACACGAGCGAGCTGACCACCGAGCAGCGCTCGGCCCGCAACGGACTCGCGAACCGCCAGGTCACCATCCGCTGA
- a CDS encoding glycerophosphodiester phosphodiesterase family protein, translated as MPTVRPQVVAHRGASHELAEHTLGAYLEALDTGAGGLECDVRLTADGHLVCVHDRDLRRTAANKGIVSTMELADLSELDFAAWKNPWADLDDEAPDEDQDLRGVLTLRKLLETVADYDRRVEVAIETKHPTRYGGLVEKRLVEMLRDFGWDQAGAPVRVMSFSFTALQRVERLAPEIQLVQLLDKPNYWPMLRRVIGRDWIVGPGIKMLRDHPRVGESIARSGRDVHVWTVNKEKDLDRCLDLGVKAVITDRPRLMLDLLEQRLGPAE; from the coding sequence GTGCCCACCGTACGTCCCCAGGTGGTCGCCCATCGCGGCGCCAGTCACGAGCTCGCCGAGCACACCCTGGGCGCCTATCTCGAGGCGCTCGACACCGGCGCCGGCGGACTGGAGTGCGACGTCCGGCTCACCGCCGACGGTCACCTCGTCTGCGTCCACGACCGCGACCTGCGTCGTACCGCCGCCAACAAGGGCATCGTGTCGACGATGGAGCTCGCGGACCTCTCCGAGCTCGACTTCGCGGCCTGGAAGAACCCTTGGGCCGACCTCGATGACGAGGCGCCCGACGAGGACCAGGACCTGCGCGGCGTGCTCACCTTGCGCAAGCTGCTCGAGACCGTCGCCGACTACGACCGCCGGGTCGAGGTGGCGATCGAGACCAAGCACCCGACGCGGTACGGCGGTCTGGTCGAGAAGCGCCTGGTCGAGATGCTCCGCGACTTCGGCTGGGACCAGGCCGGTGCGCCGGTGCGGGTGATGAGCTTCTCGTTCACCGCGCTGCAGCGCGTCGAGCGGCTGGCGCCGGAGATCCAGCTGGTCCAGCTGCTCGACAAGCCGAACTACTGGCCGATGCTGCGCCGGGTGATCGGCCGCGACTGGATCGTTGGGCCCGGCATCAAGATGCTGCGCGACCACCCGCGGGTCGGCGAGTCGATCGCCCGCTCCGGGCGCGACGTCCACGTGTGGACGGTCAACAAGGAGAAGGACCTCGACCGCTGCCTCGACCTCGGGGTGAAGGCCGTGATCACCGACCGGCCGCGGTTGATGCTCGACCTGCTGGAGCAGCGTCTCGGCCCTGCCGAGTAG
- a CDS encoding PspC domain-containing protein yields MSNYDSYSSPQNPVAPRRLTRREHDKMIAGVCSGVAAHLDVDVTVVRLLMVAATVFSGGAALLVYLAGWWLMPRG; encoded by the coding sequence ATGAGCAACTACGACAGCTACTCCAGCCCCCAGAACCCCGTCGCGCCCCGCCGGCTGACCCGCCGCGAGCACGACAAGATGATCGCCGGCGTCTGCTCCGGCGTCGCCGCGCACCTCGATGTCGACGTCACGGTCGTACGGCTGCTGATGGTCGCCGCGACCGTGTTCAGCGGCGGCGCCGCGCTGCTGGTCTATCTCGCCGGCTGGTGGCTGATGCCGCGCGGCTGA
- a CDS encoding putative protein N(5)-glutamine methyltransferase has translation MTSADLVSRLRAAGCVFAEEEAEVLTSSASTPAQLEEMVARRVAGDPLEHVVGWVAFDGGRVAVEPGVFVPRQRTAYLVELAAPLLRTGDTVLDLCCGSGALGLALARRVPGITVHASDIDPVAVACAARNLAPVGGSAVVGDLAASLSPSLQGTAAVVVANVPYVPSAAVALMPPESRDHEPRGTVDGGDDGLDLLRRVASLAPTWLRPGGVLFCEVSLDQAPAATAAFADAGLVARVHRDEARETTAVSGRRAG, from the coding sequence GTGACCTCCGCCGACCTCGTCTCCCGGCTCCGCGCCGCGGGCTGCGTGTTCGCCGAGGAGGAGGCGGAGGTGCTGACGTCCTCGGCGAGCACCCCCGCGCAGCTCGAGGAGATGGTCGCCCGCCGCGTCGCCGGCGACCCGCTCGAGCACGTCGTGGGCTGGGTCGCCTTCGACGGCGGCCGGGTGGCGGTGGAGCCGGGCGTGTTCGTCCCGCGCCAGCGCACGGCGTACCTCGTCGAGCTGGCGGCCCCCCTGCTGAGGACCGGCGACACCGTGCTCGACCTGTGCTGCGGCAGCGGGGCCCTCGGGCTCGCGCTGGCCCGCCGGGTCCCGGGGATCACGGTGCACGCGTCCGACATCGACCCGGTGGCCGTGGCCTGTGCCGCCCGCAACCTCGCCCCGGTCGGAGGATCCGCCGTCGTCGGCGACCTGGCCGCGTCGCTCTCCCCGTCGCTGCAGGGCACTGCAGCGGTGGTCGTCGCCAACGTCCCCTACGTGCCGAGCGCCGCCGTGGCGCTGATGCCGCCCGAGTCGCGCGACCACGAGCCGCGCGGCACCGTCGACGGCGGCGACGACGGGCTCGACCTGCTCCGCAGGGTGGCGTCCCTCGCCCCGACCTGGCTGCGGCCGGGCGGAGTGCTGTTCTGCGAGGTCTCGCTCGACCAGGCACCGGCCGCCACGGCCGCGTTCGCGGACGCCGGGCTGGTGGCCCGGGTGCACCGCGACGAGGCGCGCGAGACGACCGCCGTCAGCGGACGCCGGGCAGGCTGA
- a CDS encoding ABC-F family ATP-binding cassette domain-containing protein produces the protein MSAPTTASLAPLVVRDLTVAFGRRTVLDGIDLLAQPGRRIGLIGENGAGKSTLLRAVTGDLPATAQVTGTIERPADLAFLTQEPPFADADTVADVLATALRPLREAVAKVETLADRLDDPAVADEYAAALDLALAHDAWDADRRALLAAEQLGLDHLAPDRRVGSLSGGQRTRLALATLMTRRPQCLLLDEPTNHLDDEAVALLVAFLRDLPGVVVLTSHDRVLLDEVCTDLVDLDPVGMGTDGRGGRRYGGGWTAYAEARAAARRRWEETFAAQQEELERLREAARIDKSAVAPGRGPRDNDKFIHAFKGANVDRALARRKRDAERRLEEAERNQVRKPPAPLRLSTGLTVSAPSTGRAVTVRDLVVDGRLRLPVLDLDSGAHLLVTGANGTGKSTLLGVVSGRVAPTSGVVQVGAQRVAELTQDPLFPDLTASAQATYEQAVGPELAVRRPLRSLGLLHPREHAKPVVLLSVGQRRRLSLAIAVATEPDLLLLDEPTNHLSLALVTELEEAIGASPGAVVVASHDRWLRRRWEGEELSLPGVR, from the coding sequence ATGTCAGCACCCACCACCGCCTCCCTCGCCCCGCTCGTCGTCCGTGACCTCACGGTCGCCTTCGGCCGTCGTACCGTCCTCGACGGGATCGACCTGCTCGCCCAGCCGGGCCGCCGGATCGGCCTGATCGGGGAGAACGGGGCGGGCAAGTCGACGCTGTTGCGGGCGGTCACCGGCGACCTGCCGGCCACGGCGCAGGTCACCGGCACCATCGAGCGCCCCGCCGACCTGGCGTTCCTCACGCAGGAGCCGCCGTTCGCGGACGCGGACACGGTGGCCGACGTGCTCGCAACAGCGCTGCGGCCGTTGCGCGAGGCCGTCGCGAAGGTCGAGACCCTGGCCGACCGGCTCGACGACCCCGCCGTCGCGGACGAGTACGCCGCCGCGCTCGACCTCGCCCTCGCCCACGACGCCTGGGACGCCGACCGGCGGGCGCTGCTGGCCGCCGAGCAGCTCGGTCTCGACCACCTCGCGCCGGACCGGCGGGTCGGCAGCCTGTCCGGCGGGCAGCGGACCCGGCTCGCGCTGGCGACGCTGATGACCCGCCGTCCGCAGTGCCTGCTGCTCGACGAGCCGACCAATCACCTCGACGACGAGGCGGTCGCGCTGCTGGTGGCGTTCCTGCGCGACCTGCCCGGCGTCGTGGTGCTCACGAGCCACGACCGGGTGCTGCTCGACGAGGTCTGCACGGACCTGGTCGACCTCGACCCGGTGGGAATGGGCACCGACGGCCGCGGTGGGCGGCGGTACGGCGGCGGCTGGACGGCGTACGCCGAGGCCCGCGCTGCCGCCCGACGCCGGTGGGAGGAGACCTTCGCGGCCCAGCAGGAGGAGCTCGAGCGGCTGCGCGAGGCGGCGCGGATCGACAAGAGCGCGGTGGCGCCGGGCCGTGGGCCGCGGGACAACGACAAGTTCATCCACGCGTTCAAGGGCGCCAACGTCGACCGTGCGCTCGCCCGCCGCAAGCGCGACGCCGAGCGGCGCCTCGAGGAGGCCGAGCGCAACCAGGTTCGCAAGCCGCCTGCTCCGTTGCGGCTCTCGACCGGCCTGACCGTGTCCGCCCCGAGCACGGGCCGGGCGGTGACCGTCCGCGACCTCGTCGTCGACGGGCGGCTGCGGCTTCCGGTCCTGGACCTCGACAGTGGCGCCCACCTGCTGGTGACCGGCGCCAACGGCACCGGCAAGTCGACCCTGCTGGGCGTCGTGTCGGGGCGGGTCGCGCCGACGAGCGGTGTGGTGCAGGTCGGCGCCCAGCGGGTCGCCGAGCTCACCCAGGACCCGCTGTTCCCGGACCTCACGGCCAGCGCGCAGGCGACCTACGAGCAGGCGGTCGGCCCGGAGCTCGCCGTACGACGGCCGTTGCGGAGCCTGGGCCTGCTCCACCCGCGCGAGCACGCCAAGCCGGTCGTGCTGCTGTCGGTGGGCCAGCGGCGCCGGCTCTCCCTGGCGATCGCGGTCGCGACCGAGCCGGACCTGCTGCTGCTCGACGAGCCCACCAACCACCTCTCGCTCGCGCTCGTCACCGAGCTCGAGGAGGCGATCGGCGCCAGCCCGGGAGCCGTGGTCGTCGCCTCGCACGACCGCTGGCTGCGGCGCCGGTGGGAGGGCGAGGAGCTCAGCCTGCCCGGCGTCCGCTGA
- a CDS encoding SHOCT domain-containing protein, producing the protein MTPAPRDAPRPPSVIGSYLPPVLFLLLCGVVGPIFLVMGLAIGGEEPGSGWLLPTGIGITVLDLVIGVLVGRGRYRSAKKLYRLRSNGRPARAQVLSFDPTNVRINDQPLLKLRLRIHGDDVAPFEVESRTVISDFRMPLLYTGDLPVLVDPESREWEIDWDSAGPISPVLPGAPSAAVLPPTPAEKTPAERLAELDDLLRRDLVSREEYDATRARILGGI; encoded by the coding sequence ATGACTCCCGCACCTCGGGACGCGCCGCGGCCGCCCTCCGTGATCGGCAGCTACCTGCCGCCCGTCCTGTTCCTGCTCCTGTGCGGGGTCGTCGGCCCGATCTTCCTGGTCATGGGCCTCGCCATCGGGGGCGAGGAGCCCGGCAGCGGCTGGCTGCTGCCGACGGGCATCGGCATCACGGTCCTCGACCTGGTCATCGGCGTCCTCGTCGGCCGCGGTCGCTACCGCTCCGCGAAGAAGCTGTACCGCTTGCGCAGCAACGGCCGCCCCGCCCGCGCCCAGGTGCTCTCCTTCGACCCCACGAACGTCCGGATCAACGACCAGCCGCTGCTCAAGCTGCGGCTGCGGATCCACGGCGACGACGTCGCGCCCTTCGAGGTCGAGAGCCGCACGGTCATCTCCGACTTCCGGATGCCGCTGCTCTACACCGGCGACCTGCCCGTCCTCGTCGACCCCGAGTCGAGGGAGTGGGAGATCGACTGGGACTCCGCGGGGCCGATCAGCCCTGTCCTGCCGGGCGCCCCCAGCGCCGCGGTGCTGCCGCCCACGCCCGCCGAGAAGACCCCCGCCGAGCGCCTGGCCGAGCTCGACGACCTGCTGAGGCGGGACCTCGTCAGCCGGGAGGAGTACGACGCCACCCGGGCCCGGATCCTCGGGGGGATCTGA
- a CDS encoding ATP-binding protein: MDPIRNPYAPGAGQRPPELAGRDEQLTAFDVVLERVARGRPERSLVLTGLRGVGKTVLLNALRSAAVRKGWGTGKLEARPDQSLRRPLSSALHQAVRELGPVSGEPASADGITHVLGVIRSFAQREAGTDAKLRDKWSPGIDAPVVRGRADSGDVEIDLVELLTDVGGLAADVGKGVAVFIDEMQDLGADDVSALCAACHELSQNGLPVIVVGAGLPHLPAVLSASKSYSERLFSYQRIDRLSRDAADRALVAPAAEEDAEFTPEALAAMYDATRGYPYFIQAYGRSVWDLAPRTPITADDVAVAGPEAETELAVGFFGSRYERATPAERDYLRAMADAAVAASDDGVDDPVGSVATADVASVLGKKPQSLSPARDALLKKGLIYSGERGRIAFTVPHFGRYLRTQA; this comes from the coding sequence ATGGACCCGATCCGCAACCCGTACGCCCCCGGCGCCGGGCAGCGCCCGCCCGAGCTCGCCGGTCGCGACGAGCAGCTGACGGCCTTCGACGTCGTCCTCGAGCGGGTCGCGCGCGGCCGCCCGGAGCGCTCCCTGGTGCTGACCGGCCTGCGTGGTGTCGGCAAGACGGTGCTGCTCAACGCGCTCCGCTCGGCCGCCGTACGCAAGGGCTGGGGGACCGGCAAGCTGGAGGCACGGCCCGACCAGTCGCTGCGCCGGCCGCTGTCCTCGGCGCTGCACCAGGCGGTCCGCGAGCTCGGCCCGGTCTCGGGGGAGCCCGCCTCGGCCGACGGCATCACCCATGTCCTCGGCGTCATCCGCTCCTTCGCCCAGCGCGAGGCCGGCACCGACGCCAAGCTGCGCGACAAGTGGTCGCCCGGCATCGACGCACCCGTGGTCCGTGGTCGCGCCGACTCCGGGGACGTCGAGATCGACCTGGTCGAGCTGCTCACCGACGTGGGCGGCCTCGCCGCCGACGTCGGCAAGGGCGTCGCGGTGTTCATCGACGAGATGCAGGACCTCGGCGCCGACGACGTGTCCGCGCTGTGCGCCGCCTGCCACGAGCTGAGCCAGAACGGCCTGCCCGTGATCGTCGTCGGCGCCGGCCTGCCCCACCTCCCGGCGGTGCTGTCGGCGAGCAAGTCGTACTCCGAGCGGCTCTTCTCCTACCAGCGCATCGACCGGCTCTCCCGCGACGCCGCCGACCGCGCCCTCGTCGCGCCCGCCGCCGAGGAGGACGCCGAGTTCACGCCCGAGGCGCTCGCCGCGATGTACGACGCCACGCGCGGCTACCCCTACTTCATCCAGGCCTACGGCCGCTCCGTGTGGGACCTGGCCCCGCGCACCCCGATCACCGCCGACGACGTCGCCGTCGCCGGCCCCGAGGCCGAGACCGAGCTCGCCGTCGGCTTCTTCGGATCCCGCTACGAGCGAGCCACCCCGGCCGAGCGCGACTACCTGCGCGCGATGGCCGACGCCGCGGTCGCCGCCTCCGACGACGGTGTGGATGACCCGGTCGGCTCGGTCGCCACCGCCGACGTCGCGTCGGTCCTCGGCAAGAAGCCGCAGTCGCTCTCGCCGGCGCGGGACGCGCTGCTCAAGAAGGGCCTGATCTACTCCGGCGAACGGGGCCGGATCGCGTTCACGGTGCCCCATTTCGGTCGCTACCTCCGCACCCAGGCCTGA
- a CDS encoding Fpg/Nei family DNA glycosylase — MPELPEVEALALDLRGRLEGRAITRVHVAAFSALKTYDPPLSAIEGTLVDDVRRHGKFLDIEASGLHLVLHLARAGWVRWKDEVPALPPRPSTKSTLAVRVVLDERDGQTPGLDITEAGTKKSLALYLVRDPLDVPGIASLGPDPLTDDFTPERLAAILAEAGRKQLKGVLRHQGTIAGIGNAYSDEILHAARMSPFKPADSLSEDELAILYAAVRDTLGDAVERSRGLAASELKAEKKSHLAVHGQTGKPCPVCGDIVREVSFADSSLQYCPTCQTGGKPLADRRMSKLLK; from the coding sequence GTGCCCGAGCTGCCCGAGGTGGAAGCCCTGGCCCTCGACCTGCGGGGCCGGCTGGAGGGACGCGCCATCACCCGCGTCCACGTCGCGGCGTTCAGCGCCCTCAAGACCTACGACCCGCCGCTGTCGGCGATCGAGGGCACCCTCGTCGACGACGTACGACGCCACGGCAAGTTCCTCGACATCGAGGCCAGCGGCCTGCACCTCGTGCTCCACCTCGCCCGGGCGGGCTGGGTGCGCTGGAAGGACGAGGTGCCCGCACTGCCGCCGCGCCCCAGCACCAAGTCCACGCTGGCGGTGCGGGTCGTCCTCGACGAGCGCGACGGCCAGACGCCGGGTCTCGACATCACCGAGGCCGGCACGAAGAAGTCGCTGGCCCTCTACCTCGTGCGCGACCCGCTCGACGTCCCCGGCATCGCCAGTCTGGGCCCGGACCCGCTGACCGACGACTTCACCCCCGAGCGCCTCGCCGCCATCCTCGCCGAGGCCGGGCGCAAGCAGCTCAAGGGCGTGCTGCGCCACCAGGGCACCATCGCGGGGATCGGCAACGCCTACTCCGACGAGATCCTGCACGCCGCCCGGATGTCGCCGTTCAAGCCGGCCGACAGCCTGTCCGAGGACGAGCTGGCGATCCTGTACGCCGCCGTCCGCGACACCCTCGGCGACGCCGTCGAGCGCTCCCGCGGGCTCGCGGCCAGCGAGCTCAAGGCCGAGAAGAAGTCGCACCTCGCGGTGCACGGCCAGACGGGCAAGCCGTGCCCGGTGTGCGGGGACATCGTGCGCGAGGTGTCCTTCGCCGACTCGAGCCTGCAGTACTGCCCGACCTGCCAGACCGGCGGCAAGCCCCTCGCCGACCGCCGGATGAGCAAGCTGCTCAAGTAG
- a CDS encoding DUF1800 domain-containing protein produces MATSPPPARAARRAVLTGAAAGVGAVLARPGAALAAPDVRGYPATPVPDAATWHGIRRFTAGYTPALRAQVAEAGGFDAWFARQLDGSYDDAWYETTSRWWFSVNADAATVWQRDRADVESLWWADANYQSWAMVRRFGSQRQVLEAMAELWEHHLHVTAQGAVGPFRTPYGKEIRKHALGRFSDLLEAAITHPAMSVYLGNANSTKSAPNENLGRELLELHTVGVGQYDETDVKNSARLLTGFKVGIWTTWATSYDPNAHWTGPVRVMGFSHPNSDPDGRAALSAYLRYLARHPATARRVARKLAVRFVSDTPSDALVDDLAAVYADHDTDISAVLLALVASAEFKAAADAKVRTPPEDVVATYRALGVELTGRPTGLGDETAANTMLWQAQRIGAKPFDWPRPDGRPDTAAAWSSTSRFLASLDIHSTMSGGWWPEQGARYREPVDWLPSAPSGAATASADPAVPAAGEAPLVVARPKKDKKKKKKKKKRKPPAPPPATPQAPDPVLPEPPAEPQPPTTPVASIRFDELVDHLCRTMLGQPVAPTMLQAACEAAGCAPTDVITSQHRIVAWEMPRLLTVLLDSPLHMTR; encoded by the coding sequence ATGGCCACGTCGCCGCCCCCTGCCCGCGCGGCTCGCCGCGCCGTGCTGACCGGCGCCGCCGCCGGCGTGGGTGCGGTGCTGGCCCGGCCCGGCGCCGCCCTCGCCGCCCCGGACGTGCGCGGCTACCCGGCCACTCCCGTCCCGGACGCGGCGACCTGGCACGGCATCCGTCGGTTCACGGCCGGGTACACGCCCGCGCTGCGCGCCCAGGTCGCCGAGGCCGGCGGCTTCGACGCCTGGTTCGCCCGCCAGCTCGACGGCTCGTACGACGACGCGTGGTACGAGACGACCTCCCGCTGGTGGTTCTCCGTCAACGCCGACGCCGCCACCGTGTGGCAGCGCGACCGCGCCGACGTCGAGTCGCTGTGGTGGGCCGACGCCAACTACCAGAGCTGGGCGATGGTCCGGCGCTTCGGCTCGCAGCGCCAGGTGCTGGAGGCGATGGCCGAGCTGTGGGAGCACCACCTGCACGTCACGGCGCAGGGCGCGGTCGGACCGTTCCGCACGCCCTACGGCAAGGAGATCCGCAAGCACGCCCTCGGCAGGTTCTCCGACCTGCTCGAGGCGGCGATCACGCACCCGGCGATGAGCGTCTACCTGGGCAACGCGAACTCGACGAAGTCCGCCCCCAACGAGAACCTCGGCAGGGAGCTGCTCGAGCTGCACACCGTCGGCGTCGGGCAGTACGACGAGACCGACGTCAAGAACTCCGCGCGGCTGCTGACCGGGTTCAAGGTGGGCATCTGGACGACCTGGGCCACGTCCTACGACCCGAACGCGCACTGGACCGGGCCGGTGCGGGTGATGGGGTTCAGCCACCCCAACAGCGACCCCGACGGGCGCGCCGCCCTGTCGGCGTACCTGCGCTACCTCGCTCGGCACCCCGCGACCGCCCGCCGTGTCGCGCGCAAGCTCGCCGTCCGGTTCGTCTCCGACACGCCCTCCGACGCACTGGTCGACGACCTGGCCGCGGTGTACGCCGACCACGACACCGACATCTCCGCCGTCCTGCTGGCGCTGGTCGCGTCCGCGGAGTTCAAGGCGGCCGCCGACGCCAAGGTGCGCACCCCACCCGAGGACGTGGTCGCGACCTACCGCGCGCTCGGGGTGGAGCTGACCGGCAGACCGACCGGCCTGGGCGACGAGACGGCGGCCAACACCATGCTGTGGCAGGCGCAGCGGATCGGGGCGAAGCCGTTCGACTGGCCGCGCCCCGACGGGCGCCCCGACACGGCTGCGGCCTGGTCGTCGACGTCGCGCTTCCTCGCCTCGCTGGACATCCACTCCACGATGAGCGGCGGCTGGTGGCCCGAGCAGGGAGCGCGCTACCGCGAGCCGGTCGACTGGCTGCCGAGCGCGCCGAGCGGCGCCGCGACGGCCTCCGCCGACCCGGCGGTCCCGGCCGCCGGCGAGGCGCCGCTCGTCGTCGCTCGCCCGAAGAAGGACAAGAAGAAGAAGAAAAAGAAGAAGAAGCGGAAGCCTCCCGCCCCACCGCCCGCCACCCCGCAGGCGCCGGACCCGGTCCTGCCGGAGCCGCCGGCCGAGCCGCAGCCGCCGACCACACCGGTCGCGAGCATCCGCTTCGACGAGCTCGTCGACCACCTGTGCCGCACCATGCTCGGCCAGCCGGTCGCGCCGACCATGCTGCAGGCGGCCTGCGAGGCGGCCGGGTGCGCGCCGACCGACGTGATCACCTCGCAGCACCGGATCGTCGCCTGGGAGATGCCGCGCCTGCTCACCGTCCTGCTCGACTCACCCCTGCACATGACCCGGTGA